A genomic stretch from Microbacterium proteolyticum includes:
- a CDS encoding PadR family transcriptional regulator: MSPVFSHGDLRLYILSLLDEAPRHGYDLMQALTERTGGTYSPSAGTIYPRLSKLEEEGLVTKTVDGRKTVYEITDAGRAEVADRTGDLEGIQAGLADSVRLIADEVRGSVRDAMRSLRADLAAASREEREQAQAAQADDPRARSREQLSRADAAITEFRGRVRSELRSHVARGGELTASGVDEIEAALRQASEAVAHAMRG, encoded by the coding sequence ATGAGCCCCGTCTTCTCGCACGGCGACCTGCGCCTGTACATCCTGAGCCTGCTCGACGAGGCGCCGCGCCACGGCTACGACCTCATGCAGGCGCTCACCGAGCGCACGGGCGGCACCTACTCGCCCTCCGCCGGCACCATCTACCCCCGTCTGTCCAAGCTCGAGGAGGAAGGCCTGGTCACCAAGACCGTCGACGGACGCAAGACCGTCTACGAGATCACGGATGCCGGCCGAGCCGAGGTCGCAGACCGCACCGGAGACCTGGAGGGCATCCAGGCGGGCCTGGCCGACAGTGTCCGCCTCATCGCCGACGAGGTACGGGGGAGCGTTCGGGATGCCATGCGGAGCCTGCGCGCCGACCTCGCCGCCGCGTCTCGCGAGGAACGGGAGCAGGCTCAGGCCGCGCAGGCCGACGACCCCCGGGCGCGCAGCCGCGAGCAGCTGTCGCGCGCGGACGCGGCCATCACTGAGTTCCGGGGTCGCGTGCGCTCGGAGCTGCGGTCGCACGTCGCCCGCGGCGGCGAGCTCACGGCATCCGGAGTCGATGAGATCGAAGCGGCGTTGCGACAGGCCTCCGAGGCCGTCGCCCACGCGATGCGCGGGTGA
- a CDS encoding universal stress protein: MTDQPRPPVGPVIAGVVPGQSTRVVREAARQAALAHVELIVVHVDTTRFVAFEDPDGYVHSSTLDVAGAAAKAALDDVRRSAEKTLADETVTWSVRQEIGDPALALIRLADAVGASVLVVGTRRRGLGESLREFLTGSVAARLSHRQRRPVLVVPQGDPVGADDQLPWE, translated from the coding sequence ATGACCGATCAGCCCCGTCCCCCGGTGGGACCCGTGATCGCCGGCGTCGTGCCCGGGCAGTCGACGCGCGTGGTGCGCGAGGCGGCGCGTCAGGCGGCGCTCGCGCATGTCGAGCTCATCGTCGTGCACGTCGACACCACGAGGTTCGTCGCGTTCGAAGACCCCGACGGTTACGTGCACTCATCGACGCTCGACGTCGCGGGGGCCGCGGCCAAGGCGGCGCTCGACGACGTGCGGCGGTCCGCGGAGAAGACGCTCGCCGACGAGACGGTGACGTGGAGCGTCCGGCAGGAGATCGGCGATCCGGCGCTCGCGCTCATCCGCCTCGCCGATGCCGTGGGTGCCTCGGTGCTGGTGGTGGGGACACGCAGACGGGGCCTCGGGGAGTCACTGCGCGAATTCCTCACCGGATCGGTCGCCGCCCGGCTCAGCCACCGCCAGCGCCGACCGGTGCTCGTCGTCCCGCAGGGCGACCCGGTCGGCGCCGACGATCAGCTGCCGTGGGAGTGA
- a CDS encoding DUF3073 domain-containing protein, whose product MGRGRQKAKNTKIARELKYDTYSVNYSALERELGAPETGEDAYVDKWADQYSDEYEDEKA is encoded by the coding sequence ATGGGGCGTGGCCGTCAGAAGGCGAAGAACACCAAGATCGCCCGTGAGCTGAAGTACGACACCTATTCGGTGAACTACTCGGCTCTCGAGCGCGAATTGGGCGCACCCGAAACGGGTGAAGACGCGTACGTCGACAAGTGGGCCGACCAGTACAGCGACGAATACGAAGACGAAAAGGCCTGA
- a CDS encoding MFS transporter, which translates to MTRRGAGMFALAATAVVLLALTLRIAVASLSPLLTAIQRDFDVPAAVVGLIGMAPPAAFALAGMFAPAIERRIGLERLVLAAAVIAAVMLVLRAIAVDAVGLLGATAGVFAAVGVANVLLPAVVKKYFPGRIGLLTTVYSSAMAIATFVPPLVAVPLADAIGWRGSFLVWAAIAVAAVVPWVAMSLRARAARDDVVEEPRASVLSRVVRVPQTWALVATFAVNSSVAYGLFAWLPPMLIDIAGVDAAEAGGLLALFSFMGMPVALIVPLLVGRLRRTTPFYAVALLAGVVGIVGLLFAPTAATTLWVVLVGLVPLMFPMVLVLFGLRTRSHETAVALSGIVQSVGYGIAALMPLSIGLTHELTGGWTAGMVLIGAAVLCIIPASVIVARNETIEEAWERRTGRAWADDT; encoded by the coding sequence TTGACCCGCCGCGGGGCGGGGATGTTCGCGCTCGCCGCGACAGCCGTCGTCCTGCTCGCACTGACTCTTCGGATCGCCGTCGCGTCGCTGTCGCCGCTGCTGACGGCGATCCAGCGCGACTTCGACGTGCCCGCCGCGGTGGTCGGGCTGATCGGCATGGCGCCTCCGGCGGCGTTCGCGCTCGCGGGGATGTTCGCCCCCGCGATCGAGCGCCGCATCGGCTTGGAACGCCTGGTGCTCGCGGCCGCGGTGATCGCCGCGGTCATGCTCGTGCTGCGGGCGATCGCGGTCGACGCGGTGGGTCTGCTGGGGGCGACGGCGGGAGTGTTCGCCGCCGTCGGTGTGGCCAACGTGCTGCTCCCTGCCGTCGTGAAGAAGTACTTCCCGGGCCGCATCGGTCTGCTGACCACCGTGTATTCGAGCGCCATGGCGATCGCGACGTTCGTCCCGCCGCTCGTGGCCGTTCCCCTGGCCGACGCGATCGGCTGGCGCGGGTCCTTCCTGGTGTGGGCGGCGATCGCCGTGGCGGCCGTCGTGCCGTGGGTCGCGATGAGCCTGCGCGCCCGCGCGGCACGCGACGACGTGGTCGAGGAGCCGCGGGCCTCGGTGCTGTCGCGCGTCGTGCGCGTGCCGCAGACCTGGGCGCTCGTCGCGACCTTCGCCGTCAACTCGTCGGTGGCCTATGGACTCTTCGCCTGGCTCCCGCCGATGCTGATCGACATCGCGGGCGTGGATGCCGCCGAGGCGGGCGGCCTGCTCGCGCTCTTCTCGTTCATGGGCATGCCGGTGGCGCTCATCGTTCCGCTGCTCGTCGGACGCCTGCGGCGCACGACGCCGTTCTACGCGGTCGCGCTGCTCGCCGGGGTCGTCGGCATCGTGGGCCTGCTGTTCGCGCCGACCGCAGCGACGACCCTGTGGGTCGTGCTCGTCGGGCTGGTGCCGCTGATGTTCCCGATGGTGCTGGTGCTCTTCGGCCTCCGCACGCGCTCCCACGAAACGGCCGTCGCTCTCAGCGGGATCGTTCAGAGCGTCGGTTACGGCATCGCCGCGCTGATGCCGCTGTCGATCGGTCTGACGCACGAGCTCACCGGCGGGTGGACCGCGGGGATGGTGCTGATCGGTGCGGCGGTGCTGTGCATCATCCCCGCATCCGTCATCGTCGCGCGCAACGAGACGATCGAAGAGGCATGGGAGCGCCGAACCGGGCGCGCGTGGGCCGACGACACCTGA
- the purF gene encoding amidophosphoribosyltransferase, with amino-acid sequence MCGIVGMAGQGPVNQEIYDALLLLQHRGQDSTGMATAESSGVFHIHKARGQVREAFRTRDMRALLGDIGLGHVRYATKGTASNEEEAQPFYVNAPYGIVLVHNGNLTNTRELTQELFSKDRRHLNTSSDTELLVNILGSELQSEIAGPDLDPEQVFRAVGRVHERVEGSYASIALIAGYGLLAFRDPFGIRPLILGKRPAAQVPGGEPRDEWIVASESLVLENAGFEVVRDIEPGEAVFIALDGTMHARQCATNPTLAPCSFEYVYLARPDSVMNGVSVYETRLRMGERLADTVAKYTPAGAIDVVMPIPDSARPAAMQVARKLGIEYREGFYKNRYVGRTFIMPGQAVRKKSVRQKLNAMSTEFQGKNVLLVDDSIVRGTTSREIIQMARDAGALSVTFASAAPPVRFPHVYGINMPSRHELVAHGRTIPEIAEELGCDYLVYQEVEDLKAAIMEGTDLVDLDMSCFDGRYVTGTVSEEYLAWVEGSQES; translated from the coding sequence ATGTGCGGCATCGTCGGCATGGCCGGGCAGGGCCCGGTCAACCAGGAGATCTACGACGCGCTCCTCCTCCTCCAGCACCGGGGACAGGACTCGACGGGCATGGCCACGGCCGAGTCCAGCGGCGTGTTCCACATCCACAAGGCCCGCGGCCAGGTGCGGGAGGCCTTCCGCACCCGCGACATGCGCGCCCTGCTCGGCGACATCGGTCTCGGCCACGTGCGCTACGCCACCAAGGGCACCGCGTCGAACGAAGAAGAGGCGCAGCCCTTCTACGTCAACGCGCCCTACGGCATCGTGCTCGTGCACAACGGCAACCTCACGAACACGCGCGAGCTCACCCAGGAGCTGTTCAGCAAGGACCGCCGCCACCTCAACACGAGCAGCGACACCGAGCTGCTGGTGAACATCCTCGGTTCCGAGCTGCAGTCCGAGATCGCCGGGCCCGACCTCGATCCCGAGCAGGTCTTCCGCGCCGTCGGGCGCGTGCACGAGCGCGTCGAAGGCTCGTACGCCTCCATCGCCCTCATCGCCGGCTACGGCCTGCTCGCGTTCCGCGACCCGTTCGGCATCCGCCCGCTCATCCTCGGCAAGCGCCCGGCAGCACAGGTGCCCGGTGGCGAGCCGCGCGACGAATGGATCGTGGCGTCCGAGTCGCTCGTGCTCGAGAACGCCGGCTTCGAGGTCGTGCGCGACATCGAGCCCGGTGAGGCGGTCTTCATCGCCCTCGACGGCACGATGCACGCGCGGCAGTGCGCGACGAATCCGACGCTCGCGCCGTGCTCGTTCGAGTACGTGTACCTCGCCCGCCCCGACTCCGTCATGAACGGCGTCTCGGTGTACGAGACGCGCCTGCGCATGGGTGAGCGCCTCGCCGACACGGTCGCGAAGTACACCCCCGCCGGCGCGATCGACGTGGTCATGCCGATCCCCGACTCCGCGCGCCCCGCGGCGATGCAGGTGGCGCGCAAGCTCGGCATCGAGTACCGCGAGGGCTTCTACAAGAACCGCTACGTCGGCCGCACGTTCATCATGCCGGGCCAGGCGGTGCGCAAAAAGAGCGTGCGTCAGAAGCTCAACGCCATGTCGACGGAGTTCCAGGGTAAGAACGTGCTGCTCGTCGACGACTCGATCGTGCGCGGCACCACCAGCCGCGAGATCATCCAGATGGCTCGGGATGCCGGTGCCCTCAGCGTGACGTTCGCCTCGGCCGCTCCGCCGGTGCGGTTCCCCCACGTGTACGGCATCAACATGCCCTCGCGTCACGAGCTCGTCGCCCACGGCCGCACGATCCCCGAGATCGCCGAAGAGCTGGGCTGCGACTACCTGGTGTACCAGGAGGTCGAGGATCTCAAGGCGGCCATCATGGAGGGTACCGACCTGGTCGACCTCGACATGAGCTGCTTCGACGGCCGGTACGTCACGGGCACCGTGTCGGAGGAGTACCTCGCCTGGGTCGAGGGCAGCCAGGAGTCTTGA
- the purM gene encoding phosphoribosylformylglycinamidine cyclo-ligase — MASAPHENPYSAAGVDTAAGDLAVELMKSAVRRTHGPEVLGGVGGFAGLFDASALRDYAKPLLATSTDGVGTKVAIAQAIDKHDTIGEDLVGMVVDDIVVVGARPLFMTDYIACGKVVPTRIADIVAGIARGCSATGTALVGGETAEHPGLLGIDDYDVAGAATGVVEADRVLGADRVKSGDVVLALASSGLHSNGYSLVRHIITGAGIAYGAASDDLGGTWGEALLEPTRLYTSPLLRLLGDAAVGSGIHSLSHVTGGGIAANLARVLPQNTWVDVDRSTWSPLPVFRVLADIGGLELTSTEGTWNLGIGFLAVVAPETADAAIAALTAEGIATWQIGVVRDDARPEGEYEQGAKGVDGGAVRLVGSYADAGAPANGAK; from the coding sequence GTGGCTTCCGCTCCCCACGAGAACCCCTATTCCGCTGCCGGCGTCGACACTGCCGCCGGAGACCTCGCCGTCGAACTGATGAAGTCCGCGGTGCGCCGCACGCACGGCCCCGAGGTGCTCGGTGGCGTGGGCGGCTTCGCCGGCCTCTTCGACGCCTCCGCGCTGCGCGACTACGCCAAGCCGCTGCTCGCGACCAGCACCGACGGCGTCGGCACCAAGGTCGCCATCGCGCAGGCCATCGACAAGCACGACACGATCGGCGAAGACCTCGTCGGCATGGTCGTCGACGACATCGTCGTGGTCGGGGCGCGCCCGCTGTTCATGACCGACTACATCGCGTGCGGCAAGGTCGTGCCGACGCGCATCGCCGACATCGTCGCGGGCATCGCGCGCGGCTGCTCCGCCACCGGCACCGCGCTCGTCGGCGGCGAGACCGCCGAGCACCCGGGCCTGCTCGGCATCGACGACTACGACGTCGCGGGAGCGGCGACCGGTGTCGTCGAGGCCGACCGCGTCCTCGGCGCCGACCGCGTGAAGAGCGGCGACGTCGTGCTGGCGCTCGCCTCCAGCGGCCTGCACTCCAACGGTTACTCACTCGTGCGCCACATCATCACCGGCGCGGGCATCGCCTACGGTGCGGCCTCGGACGACCTCGGCGGCACGTGGGGCGAGGCGCTGCTCGAGCCCACCCGCCTCTACACCTCCCCGCTGCTGCGCCTGCTCGGCGATGCGGCGGTGGGTTCCGGCATCCATTCGCTCAGCCACGTCACCGGGGGCGGCATCGCGGCCAACCTCGCCCGCGTCCTTCCGCAGAACACGTGGGTCGACGTCGATCGCTCGACGTGGAGCCCGCTCCCGGTCTTCCGGGTGCTGGCCGACATCGGCGGGCTCGAGCTGACCTCGACCGAGGGCACCTGGAACCTCGGCATCGGCTTCCTCGCCGTCGTCGCACCCGAGACCGCGGATGCCGCGATCGCGGCGCTCACGGCCGAGGGCATCGCCACGTGGCAGATCGGCGTCGTCCGCGACGACGCGCGGCCCGAGGGCGAGTACGAACAGGGCGCGAAGGGCGTCGACGGGGGCGCGGTGCGCCTGGTCGGCTCGTACGCGGATGCCGGTGCGCCGGCGAACGGAGCGAAGTAA
- a CDS encoding zinc-binding alcohol dehydrogenase, whose translation MTGGQPEWVIREDAAKSVLVALYLRQVLGIRSPEELPMLRRVPSYALDRRTDAAHAQLEREWRGFWAMTVEPQAHPSPVPLELVDGFEGLIALPVEGADVLRRAISAHADDAVDFARLAHDRYGRESAARPGVSYRAYASAIAAHERTVGRRAHSFELNVQVLPLSQRGVWWIGSLTVAVTDGLRSDVVAFDTAIHPIIAELA comes from the coding sequence ATGACGGGCGGCCAGCCGGAGTGGGTGATCCGCGAAGACGCGGCCAAGTCGGTGCTCGTCGCCCTGTATCTGCGCCAGGTGCTCGGCATCCGCTCTCCCGAGGAGCTGCCGATGCTCAGGCGGGTTCCGTCGTACGCGCTCGACCGGCGGACGGATGCCGCGCACGCACAGCTCGAGCGGGAGTGGCGCGGCTTTTGGGCGATGACCGTCGAGCCGCAGGCGCATCCGTCACCGGTGCCGCTGGAATTGGTCGACGGCTTCGAGGGCCTCATCGCCCTGCCCGTCGAGGGTGCCGACGTGCTCCGCCGGGCCATCTCCGCGCACGCCGACGACGCGGTCGACTTCGCCCGGCTCGCGCACGACCGCTACGGGCGGGAGTCCGCCGCCCGGCCGGGGGTGTCGTACCGGGCGTACGCCAGCGCGATCGCGGCGCACGAGCGGACGGTCGGCCGGCGCGCGCATTCGTTCGAGCTGAACGTTCAGGTGCTGCCGCTGTCGCAGCGCGGGGTGTGGTGGATCGGCTCGCTGACGGTGGCGGTGACCGACGGACTGCGCAGCGATGTCGTGGCCTTCGACACCGCGATCCACCCGATCATCGCGGAGCTGGCCTGA
- a CDS encoding potassium transporter Trk translates to MADQPLPERPVYVRDDIETATVRRAPKYGVFLAAGAFLGILVALILTVAIDGSDISPYTQVVYSELQVFGFTALICVVAGIALGAIVALVFERVLGRRTRRVIVDHEQYEI, encoded by the coding sequence ATGGCCGATCAGCCCCTCCCCGAACGACCGGTGTACGTCCGCGACGACATCGAGACCGCGACCGTGCGTCGCGCCCCGAAGTACGGTGTGTTCCTCGCGGCGGGGGCGTTCCTCGGCATCCTGGTCGCCCTCATCCTCACGGTCGCGATCGACGGATCCGACATCAGCCCGTACACCCAGGTGGTGTACTCCGAGCTGCAGGTGTTCGGCTTCACCGCGCTGATCTGCGTGGTCGCGGGCATCGCCCTCGGGGCGATCGTGGCGCTGGTGTTCGAGCGGGTGCTCGGTCGCCGCACGCGTCGCGTCATCGTCGACCACGAGCAGTACGAGATCTGA
- a CDS encoding sterol carrier family protein: MPPRRIETGDGRAALAAVAAGDAPRPATATAVRYLLQLLVEKAPGNSVEMRVPPFGAVQVIEGPRHTRGTPPNVVETDAATWIAVATGQEHWADAVTAGRIVASGVRADLSALLPLRP; encoded by the coding sequence ATGCCTCCCCGCCGCATCGAGACCGGAGACGGTCGTGCAGCGCTCGCCGCCGTCGCCGCGGGTGACGCGCCGCGCCCCGCGACCGCCACGGCGGTGCGGTACCTGCTGCAGTTGCTCGTCGAGAAGGCCCCGGGCAACTCCGTGGAGATGCGGGTGCCGCCTTTCGGTGCGGTGCAGGTGATCGAGGGCCCGCGTCACACGCGGGGCACTCCGCCCAACGTCGTCGAGACCGACGCCGCCACCTGGATCGCCGTCGCGACGGGCCAGGAGCACTGGGCGGATGCCGTGACGGCGGGCCGGATCGTCGCCTCCGGCGTGCGCGCCGACCTGAGCGCACTGCTGCCCCTGCGGCCGTAG
- the purD gene encoding phosphoribosylamine--glycine ligase has protein sequence MRILVLGSGAREHAIILALRSEEEQHAIFAAPGNAGIAREAHLVDLDPFDPTAVLEFAKAEAVDLVVVGPEAPLVAGVADPLRAHGIPVFGPGKAAAQLEGSKTYAKRIMDAAGVPTGRSARAHDVASVEAALDEYGAPYVVKADGLAAGKGVIVTSDRDAAVAHAQTYLPNGAVLIEEFLSGPEVSLFFLSDGDHVAPLSPAQDFKRLLDGDAGPNTGGMGAYSPLPWLSERFGGEDEFVEHVTREIAEPVIRQMDAEGTPFIGLLYAGLILTERGVKVIEFNARFGDPETQVVLPRLVDPLSRLLLAAASGTLEDEPRPAFAEATAVTVVLASEGYPEAPITGRVLTGIDEAEEVDGVHVAHAATALRDGELVATGGRVLSVVATGTTFAEAREAAYAGLERIGLEGGQFRTDIAAKVALS, from the coding sequence GTGAGAATCCTGGTCCTCGGTTCGGGCGCGCGCGAGCACGCCATCATCCTCGCCCTGCGTTCCGAGGAGGAGCAGCACGCGATCTTCGCGGCCCCCGGCAACGCCGGCATCGCGCGCGAGGCCCACCTGGTCGACCTCGATCCCTTCGACCCCACCGCGGTCCTCGAGTTCGCCAAGGCCGAGGCCGTCGATCTGGTCGTCGTCGGTCCCGAAGCTCCGCTCGTCGCCGGGGTCGCCGATCCGCTGCGCGCCCACGGCATCCCCGTCTTCGGTCCGGGCAAAGCCGCCGCGCAGCTCGAGGGCTCGAAGACCTACGCCAAGCGGATCATGGATGCCGCGGGCGTCCCCACCGGACGTTCCGCGCGCGCGCACGACGTGGCATCCGTCGAAGCCGCCCTCGACGAGTACGGCGCCCCGTACGTGGTGAAGGCCGACGGGCTGGCCGCGGGCAAGGGCGTCATCGTCACGTCCGACCGCGACGCCGCCGTCGCGCACGCCCAGACCTATCTGCCGAACGGCGCCGTGCTGATCGAGGAGTTCCTGTCGGGACCCGAGGTGTCGCTGTTCTTCCTCAGCGACGGCGACCACGTGGCCCCGCTCAGCCCCGCGCAGGACTTCAAGCGCCTGCTCGACGGCGACGCAGGCCCCAACACCGGCGGCATGGGCGCCTACTCGCCGCTGCCCTGGCTCAGCGAGCGCTTCGGCGGCGAAGACGAGTTCGTCGAGCACGTCACGCGCGAGATCGCCGAGCCCGTCATCCGGCAGATGGATGCCGAGGGCACCCCGTTCATCGGACTGCTCTACGCCGGCCTCATCCTCACCGAGCGGGGCGTGAAGGTCATCGAGTTCAACGCCCGCTTCGGCGACCCCGAGACCCAGGTCGTGCTGCCGCGACTGGTCGACCCGCTGTCGCGTCTGCTGCTGGCCGCGGCATCCGGCACCCTCGAGGACGAGCCGCGCCCCGCCTTCGCGGAGGCCACCGCCGTCACCGTCGTGCTCGCCAGCGAGGGCTATCCCGAGGCGCCGATCACCGGCCGCGTGCTCACGGGCATCGACGAGGCCGAGGAGGTCGACGGCGTCCACGTCGCCCACGCCGCGACGGCGCTCCGCGACGGAGAACTCGTCGCGACCGGCGGCCGCGTGCTGAGCGTCGTCGCCACCGGAACGACGTTCGCCGAGGCGCGTGAGGCCGCCTACGCCGGGCTCGAGCGGATCGGCCTCGAGGGCGGGCAGTTCCGCACCGATATCGCCGCGAAGGTCGCCCTGAGCTAG
- a CDS encoding class I SAM-dependent methyltransferase: MRTTTAAYEARADEYIHLLGSMEAVHPSDRQLVDTWASTLTGPVLDAGCGPGHWTAHLADRGLDVSGVDLVPRFIAHAAAAHPGIPFRLASIDDLDAASASLGGILSWFSTIHHDPGSLKTPLGEFARVVRPDGGLLLGFFTGAEVEAFDHAVATAYRWPVAEIRRRVDAAGFDVVETHTRETRGARPVGALVCVRRG, encoded by the coding sequence GTGCGGACCACCACCGCTGCGTATGAGGCGCGCGCCGACGAATACATCCACCTGCTCGGGTCGATGGAGGCCGTCCACCCCTCCGACCGGCAGCTCGTCGACACCTGGGCGTCGACCCTCACCGGGCCGGTCCTCGACGCGGGATGCGGACCGGGCCACTGGACGGCTCATCTCGCCGATCGGGGCCTCGATGTCAGCGGCGTCGACCTCGTGCCGCGATTCATCGCCCACGCCGCGGCGGCGCATCCCGGCATCCCGTTCCGCCTCGCAAGCATCGACGACCTCGACGCGGCATCCGCGTCACTCGGCGGCATCCTGTCGTGGTTCTCGACCATCCATCACGACCCCGGCTCCCTCAAGACGCCGCTGGGCGAGTTCGCCCGCGTCGTCCGGCCGGACGGCGGTCTGCTGCTCGGCTTCTTCACGGGGGCGGAGGTCGAGGCATTCGACCATGCCGTCGCAACGGCCTACCGGTGGCCGGTCGCGGAGATCCGCCGGCGCGTGGATGCCGCGGGCTTCGACGTCGTCGAGACCCACACGCGCGAGACGCGCGGCGCGCGACCCGTCGGCGCTCTGGTGTGCGTGCGGCGGGGGTGA
- a CDS encoding glycosyltransferase, whose translation MTRSALLCSMPAVGHVGPLLVVARELHRRGWRVRMLTGANYRRMVQDAGIPFLPLPPEADTLDGVGAGDDQRDRGLATINRGVERAFVDPAAPAAAALDEILRHEPADVVLHDMTFLGVQTLFARHPSDRPLTVLCGIGPAGFSSRDTAPYGLGITPLAHPLLNRLRNRILGVTAKAVLRPVHRSLDEFLIGVGAPPLAGAFFMDALSRSDLLAQFTVAEFEYRRSDAPAHLRFYGPMATAATHPTPAPAWFDDLDPALPLVHVTQGTVANTDYSEVIEPTLTALADLPVQVAVTTGGRPVDTLPVLPANAFAAAYLPYDDLLARTSVLVTNGGYGGLHHAMRHGVPIVIAGDSEDKVETSARVQHARVGVNLRTGRPTADAVRSAVQRVLADPSFAANARRIGEAIAVAPGASGLVDDIEAMLAAQE comes from the coding sequence ATGACCCGTTCCGCTCTGCTGTGCAGCATGCCCGCCGTCGGCCACGTGGGCCCGCTGCTCGTCGTCGCCCGAGAACTCCACCGACGCGGATGGCGCGTGCGCATGCTCACCGGCGCGAACTACCGACGGATGGTTCAGGATGCCGGCATCCCCTTCCTTCCGCTTCCGCCCGAGGCCGACACGCTCGACGGGGTCGGCGCGGGCGACGACCAACGCGATCGCGGGCTGGCCACCATCAACCGCGGGGTCGAGCGGGCGTTCGTCGACCCCGCGGCGCCGGCGGCCGCGGCGCTCGATGAGATCCTGCGTCACGAACCCGCGGACGTCGTCCTGCACGACATGACCTTCCTCGGTGTGCAGACGCTGTTCGCGCGCCATCCGTCCGACCGCCCGCTCACCGTTCTCTGCGGCATCGGGCCCGCCGGCTTCTCCAGTCGCGACACGGCACCGTACGGGCTGGGGATCACGCCGCTCGCGCATCCGTTGCTCAACCGCCTGCGCAATCGCATCCTGGGCGTCACGGCGAAAGCCGTACTGCGGCCGGTGCACCGCTCGCTCGACGAGTTCCTCATCGGGGTGGGTGCGCCACCGCTCGCTGGCGCGTTCTTCATGGATGCCCTGTCGCGCAGCGACCTGCTCGCGCAGTTCACGGTCGCGGAGTTCGAGTACCGTCGCAGCGACGCACCCGCCCACCTGCGCTTCTACGGGCCGATGGCCACCGCCGCGACGCACCCCACCCCCGCGCCGGCCTGGTTCGACGACCTCGACCCCGCCCTCCCTCTCGTGCACGTCACGCAGGGCACGGTCGCCAACACCGACTACAGCGAGGTGATCGAGCCGACCCTCACCGCCCTGGCCGACCTCCCCGTGCAGGTCGCGGTGACGACGGGCGGCCGTCCCGTCGATACGCTGCCCGTCCTCCCCGCGAACGCGTTCGCCGCCGCCTACCTGCCCTACGACGACCTCCTCGCCCGCACCAGCGTGCTGGTGACGAACGGCGGCTACGGGGGTCTGCACCACGCGATGCGCCACGGCGTGCCGATCGTCATCGCCGGCGACTCGGAAGACAAGGTCGAGACCTCCGCACGCGTGCAGCACGCCCGCGTGGGGGTGAACCTGCGCACCGGACGCCCGACTGCGGATGCCGTGCGCTCGGCCGTTCAGCGCGTCCTCGCCGACCCGTCCTTCGCGGCGAACGCCCGACGCATCGGTGAGGCCATCGCTGTCGCGCCGGGCGCGTCGGGGCTCGTCGACGACATCGAGGCGATGCTCGCCGCTCAGGAGTGA
- a CDS encoding TetR/AcrR family transcriptional regulator, with translation MPRSYHSPRRQADAAATRANIVDAAARLFIRDGYVATSIKAIAAEAGVSIPTVHLNGPKHSLLIAAFERTFAGDEGRHSLAERPELVAIMSEPDTDTAIARYVDFLIEANQRSAAIVRAMLAAADSDEEVRTAYEDLELRRHRDMTIAAGWFLQRDRIRVDQVALAADVLGLITGPDPWTHFTVARGWDVDAYRSWLTAQLGHLADNLS, from the coding sequence GTGCCCCGCAGCTATCACTCCCCCCGGCGGCAGGCGGATGCCGCCGCCACCCGCGCGAACATCGTCGATGCGGCGGCCCGTCTGTTCATCCGGGACGGATACGTGGCCACCTCGATCAAGGCGATCGCCGCCGAGGCGGGGGTGTCGATCCCGACGGTGCACCTCAACGGCCCCAAGCACTCGCTGCTCATCGCGGCTTTCGAGCGCACGTTCGCGGGAGACGAGGGACGGCATTCCCTCGCCGAGCGCCCCGAACTTGTCGCGATCATGAGCGAGCCCGACACCGACACCGCCATCGCGCGGTACGTCGACTTCCTGATCGAGGCGAATCAGCGCTCCGCGGCCATCGTCCGGGCCATGCTCGCCGCCGCCGACAGCGACGAGGAGGTGCGCACGGCTTATGAGGATCTCGAGCTGCGCCGCCACCGCGACATGACCATCGCGGCCGGTTGGTTCCTGCAGCGCGACCGCATCCGCGTCGACCAGGTCGCGCTCGCGGCCGACGTCCTGGGCCTCATCACGGGCCCCGACCCCTGGACGCACTTCACCGTCGCGCGCGGATGGGATGTCGACGCCTATCGTTCGTGGCTGACGGCGCAGCTGGGTCACCTCGCCGACAACCTCTCGTAG